In Scatophagus argus isolate fScaArg1 chromosome 5, fScaArg1.pri, whole genome shotgun sequence, a genomic segment contains:
- the qpctla gene encoding glutaminyl-peptide cyclotransferase-like a, giving the protein MRRMDRPVETVLRTNRLCLFSSRVPQFRAILLDFLFMSRSSRRYKPLQQSNGSGSFPACDRVRMPRARVLLLCLLAVLVLAVVLGIYVSNDTTSGHVNRMPAPDLTKDRLSHKPSKCSAAQIRRLASQVDGTRLWETHLRPILIERLPGTQGSLAVQQHITDTLSSLSAGWAIDLDSFRSSTPRGQVAFTNIIATLDPSAPRRLLLACHYDSKALPPDPRAPEKVFLGASDSAVPCAMILELATSLDAQLRSFKQQKLPVSLQLVFFDGEESFEEWTATDSLYGSRHLAERMANTPHPMGSTRTTMLQAVDLFVLLDLLGGPDPLIANHFDNTARWFDRLIAAEKRLHRQGLLTSHPSEQTYFRKDVYLGPVQDDHIPFLHKGVPVLHVIATPFPQFWHTLDDTEENMHRPTVVNLTKIMAVFLAEYLGF; this is encoded by the exons ATGCGAAGGATGGATCGTCCTGTTGAAACGGTACTACGGACCAACAGACTGTGCTTGTTTTCCTCCAGAGTGCCTCAGTTCAGAGCGATCCTCCTCGACTTCCTGT TCATGTCCAGGTCCAGCCGGAGGTACAAGCCCCTGCAGCAGAGCAACGGCAGCGGCTCTTTCCCCGCCTGTGACCGGGTGCGGATGCCCCGGGCCCgcgtgctgctgctgtgtctcctcGCGGTTCTGGTGCTTGCGGTGGTGCTCGGAATCTACGTGTCCAACGACACCACTAGTGGACATGTGAACCGCATGCCGGCTCCAGATCTAACCAAAGACAGG TTATCCCACAAACCCAGCAAGTGCTCTGCAGCTCAGATCCGCCGTCTGGCCTCCCAGGTGGACGGTACTCGCCTGTGGGAGACTCACCTGAGGCCCATCCTAATAGAGAGGCTCCCAGGGACACAGGGCAGCCTGGCTGTACAGCAG cACATCACCGACACTCTGTCTTCGCTGTCCGCTGGCTGGGCCATAGACTTAGATTCTTTCCGGTCTTCAACCCCACGTGGCCAGGTGGCGTTCACCAACATCATTGCCACTCTGGACCCCTCTGCCCCTCGCAGGCTGCTCCTGGCCTGCCATTATGACTCCAAGGCTCTGCCTCCGGACCCCCGGGCCCCAGAGAAGGTGTTTCTCGGTGCCAGTGACTCAGCAGTGCCCTGTGCTATGATCCTGGAACTTGCCACCTCTCTGGATGCCCAGCTTAGATCATTCAAACAGCAG AAACTTCCAGTGTCCCTTCAGCTGGTGTTTTTTGATGGGGAGGAGTCGTTTGAAGAATGGACCGCCACCGACTCGCTGTACGGTTCCCGTCACCTGGCTGAGCGCATGGCCAACACGCCTCACCCGATGGGCTCCACACGCACCACCATGCTTCAGGCTGTG GACCTCTTTGTGCTGCTAGACCTACTCGGTGGTCCCGATCCACTTATTGCAAATCATTTTGACAACACGGCACGCTGGTTTGATCGTCTGATCGCTGCAG AGAAGAGACTCCACCGACAGGGTCTTTTGACATCTCATCCCTCAGAGCAGACATATTTTAGAAAGGATGTGTACCTTGGACCCGTACAGGACGACCACATCCCCTTCCTTCACAAAG gtgTCCCTGTGCTACATGTCATCGCCACTCCCTTCCCACAGTTCTGGCACACACTGGATGACACAGAGGAGAACATGCATCGGCCCACTGTGGTGAACCTGACCAAGATCATGGCTGTGTTTTTGGCAGAATATCTGGGCTTCTGA
- the LOC124059313 gene encoding ribonucleoside-diphosphate reductase large subunit, with product MHVIKRDGRQERVMFDKITSRIQKLCYGLNSDFVDPAQITMKVIQGLYSGVTTVELDTLAAEIAATLTTKHPDYAILAARIAVSNLHKETKKVFSDVMEDLYNYINPLNKRHSPMISKETLDIVLENRDRLNSAIIYDRDFSYNFFGFKTLERSYLLKINGKVAERPQHMLMRVSVGIHGKDIDAAIETYNLLSEKWFTHASPTLFNAGTNRPQLSSCFLLAMKDDSIEGIYDTLKQCALISKSAGGIGVAVSCIRSTGSYIAGTNGNSNGLVPMLRVYNNTARYVDQGGNKRPGAFAMYLEPWHFDVFDFLELKKNTGKEEQRARDLFYALWIPDLFMKRVESNQDWSLMCPNECPGLDECWGEEFEKLYTTYEKEGRVKRVVKAQQLWHAMIESQTETGTPYMLYKDACNRKSNQQNLGTIKCSNLCTEIVEYTSDDEVAVCNLASVALNMYVTPERTFDFKKLAHVTKVIVKNLNKIIDINFYPVPEAEKSNKRHRPIGIGVQGLADAFILMRHPFESPEAQLLNIQIFETIYYAALEASCELAAELGPYETYEGSPVSKGILQYDMWEKTPTDLWDWKLLKEKIAKHGVRNSLLLAPMPTASTAQILGNNESIEAYTSNIYTRRVLSGEFQIVNPHLLKDLTERGLWNEDMKNQLIAHNGSIQNIQEIPDDLKQLYKTVWEISQKIVIKMAADRGAFIDQSQSLNIHIAEPNYGKLTSMHFYGWKQGLKTGMYYLRTKPAANPIQFTLNKEKLKDAQEPVQASEEEIKERNIAAMVCSLQNRDECLMCGS from the exons ATGCATGTGATAAAGCGAG ATGGACGCCAAGAGCGCGTGATGTTTGATAAAATCACCTCTCGCATCCAGAAGCTGTGCTATGGATTGAATTCTGATTTTGTGGATCCAGCTCAGATTACGATGAAGGTCATCCAAGGTTTGTACAGCGGAGTCACCACCGTGGAGCTCGACACGCTGGCTGCAGAGATCGCCGCCACCCTCACAACTAAACACCCTGACTATGCCATCCTCGCTGCGCGGATTGCAGTCTCAAATCTGCACAAAGAGACGAAGAAGGTGTTCAGTGACGTGATGGAGGACCTGTATAACTACATCAACCCTTTAAATAAACGCCACTCTCCCATGATCTCCAAGGAGACGCTCGACATTGTTCTTGAGAACAGAGACCGCCTCAACTCGGCCATAATTTATGACCGTGATTTCTCCTACAACTTCTTTGGCTTCAAGACTCTGGAGCGATCCTACCTGTTGAAGATCAATGGCAAAGTAGCCGAGCGACCTCAGCACATGCTCATGAGGGTGTCTGTTGGAATTCACGGAAAAGATATCGATGCAGCCATTGAGACCTACAACCTGCTGTCAGAGAAGTGGTTCACCCACGCCTCCCCTACGCTGTTCAACGCTGGAACCAACAGGCCACAGCTGTCCAGCTGCTTCCTGCTTGCCATGAAGGACGACAGCATCGAAGGCATTTATGACACACTGAAGCAATGTGCTCTCATCTCAAAGTCAGCTGGAGGAATCGGTGTGGCGGTCAGCTGCATCCGATCAACAGGGAGCTACATTGCTGGCACCAACGGCAACTCCAATGGGCTAGTCCCCATGCTGAGAGTTTACAACAACACAGCACGCTATGTCGACCAAGGTGGCAACAAGAGACCTGGAGCCTTTGCCATGTACCTGGAGCCCTGGcactttgatgtgtttgactTCTTGgagctgaagaaaaacacaggaaaggaggagcagagggccAGAGACCTTTTCTATGCCCTGTGGATTCCTGACCTCTTCATGAAGCGGGTGGAGAGCAACCAGGACTGGTCTCTGATGTGTCCAAACGAGTGCCCTGGGCTGGATGAGTGTTGGGGGGAGGAGTTTGAGAAGCTCTACACCACATATGAAAAGGAAGGGAGGGTCAAGCGTGTGGTGAAGGCTCAGCAGCTGTGGCACGCCATGATTGAGTCCCAGACAGAAACCGGTACGCCCTACATGCTGTACAAAGATGCCTGCAACAGGAAGAGCAACCAGCAGAATCTGGGCACCATCAAATGCAGCAACCTCTGCACAGAAATCGTCGAATACACCAGTGATGATGAGGTAGCTGTCTGCAATTTGGCCTCTGTGGCGCTTAACATGTACGTCACCCCAGAGCGGACTTTTGACTTTAAAAAACTAGCCCACGTGACCAAAGTAATTGtcaaaaacttaaacaaaatcaTCGACATTAACTTCTATCCGGTGCCTGAAGCAGAAAAGTCCAACAAGCGTCACAGGCCCATAGGAATTGGCGTCCAAGGTTTGGCAGATGCCTTCATCCTCATGCGTCACCCGTTTGAAAGCCCAGAGGCTCAGCTGCTGAACATTCAGATCTTTGAGACCATCTACTACGCTGCCCTGGAGGCGAGCTGCGAGCTGGCCGCCGAACTCGGCCCCTATGAGACGTACGAAGGCTCTCCAGTCAGCAAGGGCATCCTGCAGTACGACATGTGGGAGAAGACGCCCACCGACCTGTGGGACTGGAAGCTGCTGAAGGAGAAGATTGCCAAACACGGAGTGAGGAACAGTCTGCTGCTGGCCCCGATGCCCACGGCCTCCACCGCCCAGATCCTGGGCAACAACGAGTCCATTGAAGCCTACACCAGCAACATCTACACCCGCAGGGTCCTCTCTGGAGAGTTTCAGATCGTGAATCCTCATCTGCTCAAAGACCTGACGGAGAGGGGACTGTGGAACGAGGACATGAAGAACCAGCTGATAGCTCACAACGGGTCCATTCAG AACATTCAAGAAATTCCAGATGATCTGAAACAGCTTTATAAAACCGTGTGGGAAATCTCCCAGAAGATTGTAATCAAGATGGCTGCTGATCGTGGTGCCTTCATTGACCAGAGCCAGTCCCTGAACATCCACATCGCAGAACCAAACTACGGCAAACTGACCAGCATGCACTTCTACGGCTGGAAACAA GGTCTGAAGACGGGAATGTACTACCTGAGGACGAAGCCTGCTGCTAACCCCATCCAGTTCACCCTGAACAAGGAGAAGCTGAAGGACGCACAGGAGCCGGTGCAGGCCTCAGAGGAGGAGATTAAGGAGCGCAACATTGCTGCCATGGTGTGTTCTCTGCAGAACCGAGACGAGTGCCTCATGTGTGGATCTTAA